In one Paracoccus everestensis genomic region, the following are encoded:
- the pyc gene encoding pyruvate carboxylase: MFQKILIANRGEIAIRVMRAANELGKKTVAVYAEEDKLGLHRFKADEAYRIGEGLGPVAAYLSIPEIIRVAKESGADAIHPGYGLLSENPDFVDACVAAGITFIGPRADTMRALGDKASARRVAIAAGVPVIPATEVLGEDFEAIKAEANAVGYPLMLKASWGGGGRGMRPINGPDELVDKVREGRREAEAAFGNGEGYLEKMIGRARHVEVQLLGDTHGGLYHLYERDCTVQRRNQKVVERAPAPYLTEEQRAEVCELALKIGRAVGYQNAGTVEFLMDMDSQQFYFIEVNPRVQVEHTVTEEVTGIDIVQSQIRIAEGATLAEATGVPRQDQITLSGHALQCRVTTEDPLNNFIPDYGRITAYRSATGNGIRLDGGTAYSGGVITRYYDSLLVKVTAWAQTPDGAIRRMDRALREFRVRGVSTNIDFVINLLKHPTFLDDTYTTKFIDTTAELFQFDKRQDRATRILTYLADISVNGHPETAGRPMPPAQARPPVPPAPKADPAPGTRQMLESQGAQAVADWMAAQTRLLMTDTTMRDGHQSLLATRMRSIDMIRVAPSYAANLPQLFSVECWGGATFDVAYRFLQECPWQRLRDIRERMPNLMTQMLLRASNGVGYTNYPDNVVQSFVRQAADSGVDVFRVFDSLNWVENMRVAMDAVIETGKICEGTVCYTGDMLDPDRSKYDLAYYVRTAQDLKAAGAHVLGLKDMAGLLKPAAARILIKALKEEVGLPVHFHTHDTSGLAAATILAAADAGVDAVDAAMDAFSGGTSQPCLGSIVEALEGTERDTGLDIAAIRQISNYWERVRETYAAFESGLQSPASEVYLHEMPGGQFTNLKAQARSMGLEDRWHEVAQAYADVNRMFGDIVKVTPSSKVVGDMALMMVAQHLTPRQVMDPGVEVSFPDSVIDMMKGNLGQPPGGWPEALQRKVLKGEAPITDRPGAHLPPVDIEAIRRKLSEDLGTPIDDEDLNGYLMYPKVFTDYMSRHEIYGPVRALPTRNFFYGMEQGDEISVEIDPGKTLEIRFLTLGETDEKGQVKVFFELNGQPRQVRVPNRKATNAAAARPKADPANAGHVGAPMPGVVASVAATAGAKVHQGDLLLTIEAMKMETGLHADRDGTVKAIHVRPGEQIDAKDLLVEVE, from the coding sequence ATGTTTCAGAAAATCCTGATTGCCAACCGTGGCGAGATTGCGATCCGCGTGATGCGGGCGGCCAATGAGTTGGGCAAGAAGACGGTCGCGGTTTATGCCGAGGAGGACAAGCTGGGCTTGCACCGCTTCAAGGCGGACGAGGCGTACCGGATCGGCGAGGGGCTGGGGCCGGTGGCGGCCTATCTGTCGATCCCCGAGATCATCCGGGTCGCCAAGGAAAGCGGCGCGGACGCGATCCATCCCGGCTATGGCCTTCTGTCGGAAAACCCCGACTTCGTGGACGCCTGCGTGGCAGCGGGCATCACTTTCATCGGACCGCGCGCGGACACGATGCGCGCGCTTGGCGACAAGGCGTCGGCGCGGCGCGTGGCGATTGCGGCAGGCGTCCCGGTGATCCCCGCGACCGAGGTTCTGGGCGAGGATTTCGAGGCGATCAAGGCCGAGGCCAATGCGGTCGGCTATCCCCTGATGCTCAAGGCGTCCTGGGGCGGCGGCGGGCGCGGGATGCGTCCCATCAACGGACCCGACGAACTGGTGGACAAGGTCCGCGAGGGCCGGCGCGAGGCCGAGGCCGCCTTCGGCAATGGCGAGGGTTATCTGGAAAAGATGATCGGGCGCGCCCGCCATGTCGAGGTGCAGTTGCTGGGCGACACCCATGGCGGGTTGTATCACCTGTATGAGCGCGACTGCACCGTGCAGCGCCGCAACCAGAAGGTCGTGGAACGCGCGCCCGCGCCCTATCTGACGGAAGAACAGCGCGCCGAGGTCTGCGAACTGGCGCTGAAGATCGGCCGCGCCGTGGGATACCAGAACGCTGGCACGGTCGAGTTCCTGATGGATATGGACAGCCAGCAGTTCTACTTCATCGAGGTGAACCCGCGCGTCCAGGTCGAACACACCGTGACCGAGGAGGTCACCGGCATCGACATCGTCCAGTCGCAGATCCGCATCGCCGAGGGCGCGACCCTGGCCGAGGCGACGGGCGTGCCCCGCCAGGACCAGATCACGCTGTCGGGCCACGCGCTGCAATGCCGGGTCACGACCGAGGATCCGCTGAACAACTTCATCCCCGATTATGGCCGGATCACCGCCTATCGCAGCGCCACCGGCAACGGCATCCGCCTGGACGGCGGCACGGCCTATTCCGGGGGTGTGATCACCCGCTATTACGACTCGCTTCTGGTCAAGGTCACGGCCTGGGCGCAGACGCCCGATGGGGCGATCCGGCGGATGGACCGCGCGCTGCGCGAGTTCCGAGTGCGCGGCGTTTCGACGAATATCGACTTCGTCATCAACCTGCTGAAACACCCGACCTTCCTGGACGACACCTATACGACCAAGTTCATCGACACCACGGCCGAGCTGTTCCAGTTCGACAAGCGTCAGGACCGGGCCACGCGGATCCTGACCTATCTGGCCGATATCAGCGTGAACGGGCATCCGGAAACAGCAGGCCGCCCCATGCCGCCCGCGCAGGCCCGCCCCCCGGTGCCGCCCGCGCCCAAGGCCGATCCCGCGCCGGGCACGCGGCAGATGCTGGAAAGCCAGGGCGCGCAGGCCGTGGCCGACTGGATGGCTGCGCAAACGCGCCTGCTGATGACCGACACCACCATGCGCGACGGCCACCAATCGCTGCTGGCGACCCGGATGCGGTCCATCGACATGATCCGCGTGGCGCCCTCCTATGCCGCAAACCTGCCACAACTGTTCAGCGTGGAATGCTGGGGCGGCGCGACCTTCGACGTGGCCTATCGCTTTTTGCAGGAATGCCCCTGGCAGCGGCTGCGCGACATCCGCGAGCGGATGCCCAACCTGATGACGCAGATGCTGCTGCGGGCATCGAACGGCGTGGGCTATACCAACTATCCCGACAACGTGGTCCAGTCCTTCGTGCGCCAGGCGGCGGACAGCGGCGTGGACGTGTTCCGCGTCTTCGACAGCCTGAACTGGGTCGAGAACATGCGCGTCGCCATGGACGCGGTGATCGAAACCGGCAAGATCTGCGAAGGCACCGTCTGCTATACAGGCGATATGCTGGACCCCGACCGGTCCAAGTACGACCTGGCCTATTATGTCCGCACCGCGCAGGACCTGAAGGCCGCGGGCGCCCATGTGCTGGGGCTGAAGGACATGGCGGGCCTGCTGAAGCCCGCCGCAGCGCGCATCCTGATCAAGGCGCTGAAGGAAGAAGTCGGCCTGCCGGTACACTTCCACACGCACGACACTTCGGGGCTTGCCGCCGCCACGATCCTGGCTGCGGCGGATGCGGGGGTGGATGCGGTGGACGCGGCCATGGACGCCTTCTCGGGCGGCACCTCTCAGCCCTGCCTGGGGTCCATCGTCGAGGCGCTGGAAGGGACCGAGCGCGACACCGGCCTGGACATCGCGGCGATCCGGCAGATCAGCAACTACTGGGAACGCGTGCGCGAGACCTATGCCGCCTTCGAATCCGGCCTGCAATCGCCCGCCTCCGAGGTTTACCTGCACGAGATGCCGGGCGGGCAGTTCACCAACCTCAAGGCGCAGGCCCGTTCCATGGGGCTGGAGGATCGCTGGCACGAGGTGGCCCAGGCCTATGCCGACGTGAACCGGATGTTCGGCGACATCGTCAAGGTCACGCCGTCGTCCAAGGTCGTGGGCGACATGGCGCTGATGATGGTGGCCCAGCACCTGACGCCCCGGCAGGTGATGGACCCAGGCGTCGAGGTCAGCTTCCCCGACAGCGTGATCGACATGATGAAGGGCAACCTCGGCCAACCCCCCGGCGGCTGGCCCGAGGCGCTGCAGCGCAAGGTCCTGAAGGGCGAGGCGCCCATCACCGACCGCCCCGGCGCGCATCTGCCCCCCGTGGACATCGAGGCCATCCGCCGGAAGCTGTCCGAGGATCTGGGCACCCCGATCGACGACGAGGATCTGAACGGCTACCTGATGTATCCCAAGGTCTTCACCGACTATATGTCGCGGCACGAAATCTATGGCCCGGTCCGCGCGCTGCCCACCCGCAACTTCTTCTATGGGATGGAGCAGGGTGACGAGATCAGCGTCGAGATCGACCCCGGCAAGACTCTGGAAATCCGCTTCCTGACCCTGGGCGAGACGGACGAGAAGGGCCAGGTCAAGGTCTTCTTCGAACTGAACGGCCAGCCCCGCCAGGTCCGCGTGCCGAACCGCAAGGCCACGAACGCCGCCGCCGCCCGTCCCAAGGCCGATCCTGCGAACGCGGGCCATGTCGGCGCGCCGATGCCGGGCGTCGTGGCCTCGGTCGCGGCCACGGCAGGGGCCAAGGTCCACCAGGGCGACCTGCTGCTGACCATCGAGGCGATGAAGATGGAAACCGGCCTGCACGCCGACCGCGACGGCACCGTGAAAGCCATCCACGTCCGCCCCGGCGAACAGATCGACGCCAAGGATCTGCTGGTCGAGGTGGAATGA
- a CDS encoding DUF5671 domain-containing protein — MAAADQLSDFVRHAMAGGHDAASIRAALGQAGWTESEIDQALTAWHPGGSLPPVPRPRAYVSAREAMLYALLMIALVLVCFHVLRLGFQVIDGAIPDLAQSGAPDSWSMRFSIAAVIAFLPLFVLLDGRMARRGPGGQPQRRSQARRIFASVTVLVAALVLLGDVVAAVYAFLSGDLTLRLAAKLALVALTGLLVAACYREDLDG; from the coding sequence GTGGCGGCAGCCGATCAGCTTTCGGATTTCGTACGTCATGCGATGGCGGGCGGCCATGACGCAGCCAGCATCCGGGCCGCGCTTGGCCAGGCAGGCTGGACAGAGTCCGAAATCGACCAGGCCCTGACGGCTTGGCACCCGGGCGGCAGCCTGCCTCCGGTGCCGCGCCCGCGCGCCTATGTTTCCGCGCGCGAGGCGATGCTCTATGCGCTGCTGATGATCGCCCTGGTGCTGGTCTGCTTTCATGTCCTGCGGCTGGGATTTCAGGTGATCGACGGGGCGATTCCCGATCTGGCGCAATCCGGGGCACCTGACAGCTGGTCCATGCGCTTTTCCATCGCTGCCGTTATTGCCTTTCTGCCGCTGTTCGTGCTGCTAGATGGACGGATGGCCCGCCGCGGCCCCGGCGGGCAGCCGCAGCGCCGGTCTCAGGCGCGGCGGATTTTTGCCTCGGTCACGGTGCTGGTTGCCGCTCTGGTCCTGCTGGGGGATGTGGTGGCAGCGGTTTATGCGTTCCTGTCGGGCGACCTGACGCTGCGACTGGCGGCCAAGCTGGCCCTGGTCGCCTTGACCGGCCTTTTGGTTGCGGCCTGTTATCGCGAGGATCTGGATGGTTAG
- a CDS encoding TetR/AcrR family transcriptional regulator produces the protein MPPRGDLPQSLIDAGLALLDEEGSEALTLRRIAARAGVSHAAPAHHFSGLPGLRIAIATKGFRSFRHELTGARDAMLPHADPFQRLLAVNLAYICFARRRRALFLLMFDQLPAQDDCLRRVSRATYRVIQEGCTPFARDRPAAPFETAVWALTHGFAALNMDQPYPSDTPVNLSSYEDALRLLVG, from the coding sequence ATGCCTCCGCGCGGTGACCTGCCCCAATCGCTGATCGACGCCGGCCTGGCGCTTCTGGACGAGGAAGGCTCCGAAGCTTTGACCCTGCGGCGCATTGCTGCACGGGCGGGTGTGTCCCATGCGGCACCGGCCCATCATTTCAGCGGACTTCCTGGCCTGCGGATCGCCATTGCCACGAAAGGTTTCCGCAGTTTCCGGCACGAACTGACCGGCGCGCGCGACGCCATGCTTCCGCACGCCGATCCGTTCCAGCGCCTGCTGGCCGTCAACCTGGCCTATATCTGCTTTGCGCGGCGCAGGCGGGCACTGTTCCTGCTGATGTTCGACCAGTTGCCGGCACAGGATGACTGCTTGCGCCGGGTGTCGCGCGCCACCTATAGGGTAATTCAGGAAGGCTGCACGCCCTTTGCCCGCGACCGCCCTGCCGCGCCCTTTGAAACGGCGGTCTGGGCGCTGACCCATGGCTTTGCGGCGCTGAACATGGATCAGCCCTATCCGTCCGACACCCCGGTCAACCTGTCATCCTACGAGGATGCCCTGCGCCTGCTGGTCGGCTGA
- the uvrA gene encoding excinuclease ABC subunit UvrA gives MEQKFIEVRGAREHNLKGVDMDIPRDQLVVITGLSGSGKSSLAFDTIYAEGQRRYVESLSAYARQFLDMMGKPDVDHITGLSPAISIEQKTTSKNPRSTVGTVTEIYDYLRLLFARAGTPYSPATGLPIEAQQVQDMVDRIMEMPEGTRAYLLAPIVRDRKGEYRKEFLELRKQGFQRVKVNGEFYELDEPPTLDKKFRHDIDVVVDRIVVREGLETRLADSLRTALDLADGIAIVETAADEPERTTFSENFACPVSGFTIPDIEPRLFSFNAPLGACPACDGLGAELFFDERLVVPDAALSVEKGAIAPWAKSKSAYLTQTVNALAKHYGFDKKTQWKNLPPDVQHMFLRGSGSEEIEFRFDDAGRVYNVRRVFEGVIPNMERRLRESDSAWVREEFERYQNNRPCGTCHGYRLKPEALAVKIAGNHIGDVVKLSIREALAWIQAAPQHLTRQKNEIAHAIFKEIRERLGFLVNVGLDYLTLSRAAGTLSGGESQRIRLASQIGSGLTGVLYVLDEPSIGLHQRDNDRLLETLKGLRDQGNSVIVVEHDEDAIRHADYVFDMGPGAGVHGGMIVSQGTPDQIAADPASLTGQYLSGAREIAVSDERRKGNGKAVKVVKATGNNLKDVTAEFPLGKFVCVTGVSGGGKSTLTIETLFKTASLRLNGARQTPAPCETITGLEHLDKVIDIDQRPIGRTPRSNPATYTGAYTPIRDWYAGLPESKARGYKPGRFSFNVKGGRCEACQGDGVIKIEMHFLPDVYVTCETCKGKRYNRETLEVLFKGKSIADVLDMTVEDAQGFFSAVPAIRNKMDALMEVGLGYVKVGQQATTLSGGEAQRVKLAKELSRQSTGKTLYILDEPTTGLHFEDVRKLLEVLHRLVDQGNTVVVIEHNLDVIKTADWIIDIGPEGGDGGGRIVATGTPENVAKVHESHTGRYLAPMLKPARVRAAE, from the coding sequence ATGGAACAGAAGTTCATCGAGGTGCGCGGCGCGCGCGAGCATAACCTGAAGGGCGTGGACATGGACATCCCGCGCGACCAGCTGGTGGTGATCACCGGCTTGTCGGGTTCGGGCAAATCCTCGCTGGCCTTTGACACGATCTATGCCGAAGGGCAGCGGCGTTACGTCGAAAGCCTCTCGGCCTATGCGCGCCAGTTTCTTGACATGATGGGCAAGCCCGATGTGGATCACATCACCGGCCTGTCGCCCGCCATCAGCATCGAGCAGAAGACCACCTCGAAGAACCCTCGGTCAACCGTCGGGACTGTCACGGAAATCTATGATTACCTGCGGCTGCTGTTCGCCCGCGCGGGCACACCCTACAGCCCCGCCACCGGCCTGCCGATCGAGGCGCAGCAGGTTCAGGACATGGTCGACCGGATCATGGAAATGCCCGAAGGCACGCGCGCCTATCTGCTGGCGCCCATCGTGCGCGACCGCAAGGGCGAATACCGTAAGGAATTCCTGGAGCTTCGCAAGCAGGGCTTCCAGCGGGTCAAGGTGAACGGCGAGTTCTATGAACTGGACGAGCCGCCGACCCTGGACAAGAAGTTCCGCCATGACATCGATGTGGTGGTGGACCGCATCGTCGTGCGCGAAGGGCTGGAAACGCGCCTGGCCGATTCGCTGCGAACGGCGCTTGACCTGGCCGACGGCATTGCCATCGTGGAAACGGCGGCGGACGAACCCGAACGCACCACGTTCAGCGAAAATTTCGCATGCCCCGTCAGCGGCTTTACCATCCCCGACATCGAGCCGCGGTTGTTCAGCTTCAACGCCCCTCTGGGGGCCTGTCCGGCCTGCGACGGCCTGGGGGCGGAACTGTTCTTCGACGAACGGCTGGTCGTTCCCGATGCTGCCCTGTCCGTCGAAAAGGGCGCCATTGCCCCCTGGGCCAAGTCGAAATCCGCCTATCTGACCCAGACGGTCAATGCCCTGGCCAAGCATTACGGTTTCGACAAGAAGACCCAGTGGAAGAACCTGCCGCCGGACGTGCAGCATATGTTCCTGCGCGGATCGGGCAGCGAGGAGATCGAGTTCCGTTTCGACGACGCGGGCCGCGTTTACAATGTCCGCCGGGTGTTCGAAGGCGTGATCCCCAACATGGAACGCCGCCTTCGCGAATCCGACAGCGCCTGGGTGCGAGAGGAGTTCGAGCGTTACCAGAACAACCGCCCGTGCGGCACCTGCCACGGCTATCGCCTGAAGCCCGAGGCCTTGGCCGTCAAGATCGCTGGCAACCATATCGGCGATGTCGTCAAGCTGTCGATCCGGGAAGCCCTGGCCTGGATCCAGGCCGCGCCGCAGCATCTGACCCGGCAAAAGAACGAGATCGCCCATGCGATCTTCAAGGAAATCCGCGAAAGGCTGGGGTTCCTGGTAAACGTGGGGTTGGATTATCTGACGCTCTCGCGCGCGGCGGGAACGCTGTCGGGCGGGGAAAGCCAGCGGATCCGGCTTGCCTCGCAGATCGGGTCCGGCTTGACGGGCGTGCTGTATGTGCTGGACGAGCCGTCGATCGGGCTACATCAGCGCGACAACGACAGGCTGCTGGAAACGCTCAAAGGGCTGCGCGACCAGGGCAACTCGGTCATCGTGGTCGAACATGACGAGGATGCGATCCGCCATGCCGATTACGTGTTCGACATGGGACCGGGCGCGGGCGTGCATGGCGGCATGATTGTCAGCCAGGGCACCCCTGACCAGATCGCCGCCGACCCGGCCAGCCTGACGGGGCAATACCTGTCCGGCGCCCGCGAAATTGCGGTCAGCGACGAACGCCGCAAAGGCAACGGCAAGGCGGTCAAGGTCGTCAAGGCCACCGGCAACAACCTCAAGGACGTGACGGCGGAATTTCCGCTGGGCAAGTTCGTCTGCGTCACCGGCGTGTCGGGCGGCGGAAAGTCCACGCTGACCATCGAAACCCTGTTCAAGACCGCCAGTCTGCGCCTGAACGGCGCCCGCCAGACCCCTGCCCCCTGCGAGACCATCACGGGGCTGGAGCATCTGGACAAGGTCATCGACATCGACCAGCGGCCCATCGGCCGGACGCCCCGGTCGAACCCGGCCACCTATACCGGTGCCTATACGCCTATCCGCGACTGGTATGCGGGCCTGCCCGAATCCAAGGCGCGGGGCTACAAGCCCGGGCGGTTCAGCTTCAACGTCAAGGGGGGCCGCTGCGAGGCTTGCCAGGGCGACGGCGTCATCAAGATCGAGATGCACTTCCTGCCCGACGTTTATGTCACCTGCGAAACCTGCAAGGGCAAGCGCTACAACCGCGAGACGCTGGAGGTGCTGTTCAAGGGCAAGTCCATCGCCGACGTGTTGGACATGACGGTCGAGGATGCGCAGGGCTTCTTTTCCGCCGTGCCCGCAATCCGCAACAAGATGGACGCGCTGATGGAGGTGGGCCTAGGCTACGTCAAGGTCGGCCAGCAGGCCACCACCCTGTCAGGCGGAGAGGCGCAGCGGGTCAAGCTGGCCAAGGAATTGTCGCGCCAGTCCACCGGCAAGACGCTGTACATCCTGGATGAACCCACTACCGGCCTGCATTTCGAGGATGTGCGCAAGCTGCTGGAGGTGCTGCACCGGCTGGTGGATCAGGGCAACACGGTCGTGGTGATCGAACATAACCTGGATGTCATCAAGACCGCCGACTGGATCATCGACATCGGTCCCGAAGGCGGCGACGGGGGCGGGCGCATCGTGGCCACCGGCACGCCCGAGAATGTGGCGAAGGTCCATGAAAGCCACACGGGCCGTTACCTGGCGCCGATGCTGAAACCTGCACGGGTGCGCGCGGCGGAATAG